The stretch of DNA AGGCCGAGCGGTCCCATTGCGAACAGCCCATGCAACGCGCTCGCCTTGGTCCGCCCGCATTCATCTACGACGATACCGATCTCGAGTTCGTCACGCGTTGCAAGCCCCGCAACGATAAGCGAACGGACAAGCGGACTATCGGTCCCGGACGGCCGGAAGCGGCAGTCTATCGTCAGGTCCGCGGGAAGGACCTCAAGCCCGGTCGGGGCCGAAAACAGCACGCCGTTTGTGGCGATGCAATTCACTTTTCCCTTCCTCACGGCGATCGCGCCGCTGGCGATCGCATGATGCAGGCGCTGATAGTGCTCCGGCGGCAAGCGGTTGCGATGACTGTCGTAAATAGCCTTCACATGGCGTTTGAACCGTGCGCGCTCTTCCGGCGTCAGTCCCACCCAAAGGTCACGCGCACGTGAACGAAAGCCGTTCATAATGCCTTGCCATCCCGAACCTTCCAGATCGGCTCTGTTGGCGGCCTCACGCAGGAAACGGAATGCGCCGCGGAGCGTCCCCGGCATGGGTTGGTCGGTGACAACAGATCCAACGGCGGCAGGAGCATGCGACTGAGGCAGAAAGCCCGATTCCGAGATCAAAGTGACATGGGAAATCTTCGCGTCGGCCAGCAATCCGAGCGCCCTGTCGACCGCGTGGATGCCGCCGCCGATCACGACAGCGTTTTGCGTTCCACTGGCAGGAGCCACGTCCGAACTTTCCCGCATTCCGTAACCAGTCGCGAGAAACACAGCGTCAAAGCGGGTTCGCTGCTCCGCTCCAAGGAAAACCGAATATCCTCCGTCCAGATGCCTATCGATCGCCGTTACGGTATCCGAGCCAAACTGGACGATGACATCAGGCCGATGGGTCAGAGCTTCGGAGAAGCGTTTGTACACATAGGTGCTGAAAATTTCTCCGGGCACAAAGGCGTGTTCGAGACCTGCAGGATCCGAGATCAGGCGATCGCGCCACGTGTCATCGGTTTCGAGCCATCGACGAAAATCATCCGGCAGGCCGGGATCAACAGAAAGGTCGCGAACGCGGCTGGTCAGCACCGTCGACGCGGGCTGACTTATGCCCTCGCCGATATCTATCTTTGCTCGCGGATCGAACATCACCAGATGGAAAGGCCGCTCAACTCTTTTGAACAGAGCGATTGCGGTCATGATCCCCGTGAAGCCTCGGCCGACAATCGCAATCCTTGCGAGATGGTCCGCTTCCTGGGTCTCCGAATTCGAAGAACGTGACGAGAGAAGAGTCATTCATCGGCTCCTTCTGCGTTGGACCGGTCGGCATAAATTCGCCCGATCCGACCAGTCGCATAATTCTCTATCAAAATAATAGACAACCATGTCCCGAACGCAAGCACCATTCGACTTGAAATGATGACTGGGCGGTTTTGGCGGCTGGCGGGCCTTGGCCTCCCTTCCGGCTGCCGGCTTTACGCATTCCGGAGCACGGCTGACGGGCGATACAGCGACTTGGAAATTTTTTCCCGGTTCCGGCGAAAAAAGAGAGGAATTTTAGAGCGGCTACAAAGATCCACGTAATTTTAGACCATCTATCGCCGGCCAGATTAACCTAACGTCTGCATGCTGGATGTCGCGACATCCCGCATGCAGAAGGAAGCTAGCATGACGGTTCCACTGGTCAGCTTGAGCAATCTGTCGACGGAGCCATCCCCCTCGCCTCAGGTCGCCGCGATATGGGAGGCTCTTTGCGCGGAGGCCGTCAATGCTTCGGCCAAGGATGCAGCACTCACGCGCGCCATGAATTCCGCGGTGCTTTATCATGCGAGTTTCGCCCAGGCGCTCGCTCAGCGGGTCGCGATCAAACTGGCCAATCACGACCTCGACCATGACGAGCTGCTGGCGGTGATTGCCCAGGCGTTCGTCGGCAATCGCAATATTGTCGCCGATGCTGCGGCGGACCTCACCGCGATCAAGGAACGCGATCCATCGAACACGGAAATCCTGACGCCATTCCTCTATTTCAAGGGCTTTGTGGCTCTGCAGGGACAACGCGTCGCTCACTGGCTTTGGCATCATGACCGCCTCCATTTGGCGCGCCACATCCAGAGCCGAATTTCTGAAGTTTTCGGCGTCGATATTCATCCCGCCGCAAAGATGGGCAGGAGCATCATGCTCGATCATGGGAGCGGCCTGGTCATCGGCGAAACGGCTGTTGTCGAAGACGATGTATCGATACTCCAGAACGTCACGTTGGGAGGGACGGGCAAGGAGACCGGCGACCGGCACCCCAAGGTACGGCGCGGCGCTCTGATCGGAGCGGGGGCCAAGATTCTCGGCAACATCGAAATTGGTGTCGGCGCCAAGGTGGGTGCAGGCAGCGTGGTCATAAATGCTGTTGCAGCCTACACATCGGTCGCCGGCATTCCGGCGAGGCAGGTGGGCAAGCGCCACTTCAACCTCCCGGGCATCACGATGGACCAGACCTTGTCTGAACCGGAGTATATGATCTGAGGCCTGGGGTAGGCTTGTCTGGGCGAGGTTGGCGTGACGAGTAACCTGAAATCGCGCCGCCCTACATCACCTCCGGCAGGCCGCTCTCACAGCCCGCCGGCGCCTCGCACCTCACATCTCGACGATAACAGCCGTCACCCGCTTTACCACCGGCAGCATCAATAGCAGGACGGGAAAGGCGATCGCCCAGGAGAGCGCCCAAGCGGAGGGCCACATGGCAAGGGCAGGGGCGGTCAGGCCCTGTGCTCTGACGATGCTGATCGCTGAGACGACTGATGTCATCAGCAGCGAGAGAATGAGCGGCATGACGATCGTATTGTAACGTTTGGGGAGTTTGCCTTTGGGCATTTTGATCTCCGTAAGGTGCCGATCAGGCAATTGCGCAGCGCCGATCGGCGGGTTGCGCGTTGATTGACGTAAACGCTTACGGAGCTTCGATCTGAAGCAACGCCGTTTCTATGGCCGAAAATGTGTTGCCGTTCAAGTCCACCCCATCCCCTTCGGATCGCCTTTGCCAATTCCTCAATGAGAGGATGTATGTTCGTTGCTGGAATCTCAGCGATTCGGCTCCAGGACCCTCAGCCAATGACCAGAGCAAGACGCCGCCGCATCATCCGGACTCGACGAACCCTGACCGGGCTCGCCCTGGTCGGCTCGATCTCGTTTCTGGCTGGCATGACCGATGCGACTGGTCTTCTGCTGACCGGCGACTTTGTCTCCTTCATGACGGGGAACACGACGCGGGCCGCACTGGCCTTGAGTGAGGGCAATCTTTATCACGCGGCTGTCCTGATCTCCGCCATCGTCGTTTTCGTGCTCGGCAATGCGGCTGGCGTCGTCATCTCCCATGTCTCCGAGCGCCGGATCTTTGTGGTGCTCGGCTGCGTCGGGCTGGTTCTGGCGCTCGCCTCGATGATGACGGTGCAGAACATGCTGTTCGCGCGGTTCTACATGATCGTCTTTTCCATGGGCATGGTGAACGCTGCCGTCGAGCATATCGAAGGCCTGCCGATCGGGCTGACCTATGTGACCGGCGCCCTGTCGCGCTTCGGCCGGGGCATCGGCCGCTGGATCATCGGCGATCGTCGTGTCGAATGGACGATCCAGATCGTGCCCTGGGGCGGCATGGTGCTCGGCGCGATCGCCGGCGCCGTCCTGACGCGGCTGACCGGTGCGCACGCGCTGTGGCTGGTCTCCCTCTTCGCCATGCTGCTTGCACTTGCCGCCACGCTCATCCCGCGGCCGCTTCAGCGCCGCTTCAATCAGAAGGTTGCACCGAGCGGATCGGCCATCACGCGCGCGAAATAAAACCGTCGCATTCCTGTCACCGTCGAATCGGATAGGAAGGATCGCCGCCAATCCTCAAGGAGTGGGTCTTGTTCCTGATTTCGAAGCTTGTCTGGATTTTTGCTCAGCCGCTGTCGCTGGCATTCTTCCTCGTCTTCCTTGCCCTGCTTGCCGGCCTTCTGCGCTGGCGTATCTTAAGTATCCTCGGCGCAGCCGGTTCAGCCCTCATCCTCTTCGTCACGCTCTACACCACGGCCGGCAACCTGCTGATGCAAGGTCTCGAGCAGCGCTTCGCAAAGCCTGCCGCAGATCCCGATAGCCTGCAATGCATGATCGTGCTCGGCGGCGGCTTCGAAAACGAGGTGAACACGGCGCGCCACGGCATAGAATTCAACGGCGGAGCCGATCGCTTCATCGAAGCCCTGCGGCTCGCGCAGAAATTTCCGCAGTCGCGCATTCTGGTGTCGGGCGGCGACGGCTCCATGTCAGGCATCTATGAAGGTGATGCGGCGGCATCCGAGCGTTTCTTCCCGCTCTTCGGCGTCGGCAGGGATCGCCTGATCGAGGAGAGGCAATCGCGCACGACCTTCGAAAACGCCGTCAACACCAAGGAATTCCTGGCAAGCCAGGGTCTTTCAAATTGCCTGCTGATCACATCGGGTTTCCACATGCCGCGCTCCGTCGGCATCTTCCGCAAGCTCGGCATCGATATCGTGCCCTGGCCGACCGATTATCGCACCGACGGCCAGGTGAGGCTCGGGCTCGATTTCACTCAGCCGAACCTCAATGCGCAGAACATGGCGACGGCGATCCGCGAATGGTACGGGCTGGTAGGATATTATCTCGCCGGCCGCACATCCGAACTTTATCCGCAATAGACCGCCGCGCGTCCGATAGGACGCGCAAAGGACGCTCTATCACTTTGAATTCGCGCATAATCCCGAAAATCTTTCGGGATTATGCGCTGAAATTTACTTTTTCGAGATGGTGACGAATTTCGTGCCGCGGACACGCGCCGTCACGATGCAGGGATCACCTTCGGTGCGGTCGCAGAAACGCGGATGCATCTTCATCGCCAGCACCATGTTGCCGAAGCGCTGGACGAAATCGTAGCCATAGATCTGTGCGGTCGCGATCATGAAATAACCGCCTTCGGCAACCTGCAGGTAGAAATTATAGGTGCAGCCGTCGTCATTGCATTGCGGCCCCTTCTGCCCGTCGCAGGTCAGTTGGCCCTCGTTGACCACGGCGTCGATCAGGCCGTCATTGTTGATGTCCTGCCGGATGATGAAGCCGTCGGCAAATTCAGCCGTCTTGCACTGCTCCTGAAAATGTTTCTTCTCGTAGATCTCAGGATCGGAAATCAGCGATTGCTGACTGAGGGCGACAGCCGGCATGGCAAGCAGCAGGACGATATTCAGAACGGCGAGCACCAGCGTTTTCACGGCTTTCCTCTTTGGATAAAGGCTCCTAATGCATGTCGCCCAAAACTGTGCAGCGGTTTTGGGACAACGACATGCATTATATCAAAGACTTCAGCTTTATGGCCGCGCCGCCTTGCGCCGCCCTTGCCGCCGTGATTGATTCCGCAAAACTTCCGCCGGTTCCGGGGCTCGCATGTCTCTGCTCGTCTATCTCGATTATGCCGGCATTGCGCTGTTTGCAGCAACAGGCGCGCTCGCCGCCTCGCGCAAGCAACTGGACCTGATCGGTTTTTTGTTTTTCGCCATGGTGACGGGAACGGGCGGCGGCACCGTACGCGATATCGTGCTCGGCCGTGTGCCGGTCTTCTGGGTGCTGAACCCCGCCTATATCCTCGTCTGCTGCATCGTCGGCGTCATCGTTTTTTTCACCGCCCATCTGCTGGAATCGCGCTATCGCCTGCTGATCTGGCTGGATGCGATCGGCCTTGCCGCCTATTGCGTGATCGGCGCCGCCAAGGGCCTCGCCGCCACCGGTTCGCCGACCATCGCGATCGTCACCGGCACGCTGACGGCGACCTTCGGCGGCATCCTGCGCGATCTGATGGCAAACGAGCCTTCGGTGTTGTTGAGGCCGGAAATCTACGTGACCGCAGCCCTTATCGGCGCCGGCGTGTTCACGGCCGCGAATGCGCTCGGAATGCAGCTCTATCTGGCGTCTGCCTGCGGCGTCGTGGCGGCCTTTGCCGCTCGCGGTGGAGCCCTGTGGTTCGGCTGGACCTTCCCGACCTACAGGCACAAGCCCGGCCGGCATCCCGACGATGTCATGTGAAGCCTAATGCATGTCGCCCAAAAGTGCGCAGCGGTTTTGGGACAACAATATGCATAAAAATAAAGATTTAAAGGGCGTCGTATTAGCCCGATGCGGTGCGATGCGCTTTAGTCGTCAGCCCTGCTTCGCTCGCAGGCGGATCACCACGTCGACATGGGCGATCTCCATGCCCTCCGGCGGTTCCGGCAGATTGGCGATCGTCAGGTTGCTGACGGGAATGTCGAGCACCTCGTTCTCGCCTTCGACGAAGAAATGGTGATGGTCGGATATATTGGTGTCGAAATAGGTCTTGGCGCTCTCGACGGCGAGAACCCGGATGAGACCGGCTTCGGTGAATTGGTGCAGCGTGTTGTAGACGGTTGCCAAGGAGACTGGCACGCCGGCGGCAACCGCCTCCTCATGCAGTTCCTCGACGGTCAAATGCCGATCGCCCTTGGCAAACAGGAGGTCGCCGAGCGCGACACGCTGGCGGGTGGGGCGCAGGCCTGCACCGCGCAGCCTTACCTCTATTGCGATCGGGAGTGCACCCGTCATCAAAACCAACTCCGGTTATTCTGGCATAAGCAATCATGTTTCTTTAAGGGGTATAACTTTTGCATCGGAGCCTTTCAATAGTTCAATGGGGACAGGAGCCTGATAAACGCGGCAAAAACGGGCTTTTGACGCAAATAGGTCTGGTCCCGGCCCTAGCCTTCCTGTATGCGACCACCAAATAATG from Rhizobium leguminosarum bv. trifolii WSM1325 encodes:
- a CDS encoding conserved hypothetical protein (KEGG: ret:RHE_CH00101 hypothetical protein), translated to MPKGKLPKRYNTIVMPLILSLLMTSVVSAISIVRAQGLTAPALAMWPSAWALSWAIAFPVLLLMLPVVKRVTAVIVEM
- a CDS encoding protein of unknown function DUF1275 (PFAM: protein of unknown function DUF1275~KEGG: ret:RHE_CH00102 hypothetical protein) — translated: MTRARRRRIIRTRRTLTGLALVGSISFLAGMTDATGLLLTGDFVSFMTGNTTRAALALSEGNLYHAAVLISAIVVFVLGNAAGVVISHVSERRIFVVLGCVGLVLALASMMTVQNMLFARFYMIVFSMGMVNAAVEHIEGLPIGLTYVTGALSRFGRGIGRWIIGDRRVEWTIQIVPWGGMVLGAIAGAVLTRLTGAHALWLVSLFAMLLALAATLIPRPLQRRFNQKVAPSGSAITRAK
- a CDS encoding conserved hypothetical protein (KEGG: rec:RHECIAT_PA0000023 hypothetical protein), translated to MTLLSSRSSNSETQEADHLARIAIVGRGFTGIMTAIALFKRVERPFHLVMFDPRAKIDIGEGISQPASTVLTSRVRDLSVDPGLPDDFRRWLETDDTWRDRLISDPAGLEHAFVPGEIFSTYVYKRFSEALTHRPDVIVQFGSDTVTAIDRHLDGGYSVFLGAEQRTRFDAVFLATGYGMRESSDVAPASGTQNAVVIGGGIHAVDRALGLLADAKISHVTLISESGFLPQSHAPAAVGSVVTDQPMPGTLRGAFRFLREAANRADLEGSGWQGIMNGFRSRARDLWVGLTPEERARFKRHVKAIYDSHRNRLPPEHYQRLHHAIASGAIAVRKGKVNCIATNGVLFSAPTGLEVLPADLTIDCRFRPSGTDSPLVRSLIVAGLATRDELEIGIVVDECGRTKASALHGLFAMGPLGLGSLPDIDLVPQIVSQSHAAASLLNGWIGDVAKSAARRQSL
- a CDS encoding conserved hypothetical protein (KEGG: ret:RHE_CH00104 hypothetical protein), which encodes MKTLVLAVLNIVLLLAMPAVALSQQSLISDPEIYEKKHFQEQCKTAEFADGFIIRQDINNDGLIDAVVNEGQLTCDGQKGPQCNDDGCTYNFYLQVAEGGYFMIATAQIYGYDFVQRFGNMVLAMKMHPRFCDRTEGDPCIVTARVRGTKFVTISKK
- a CDS encoding protein of unknown function DUF218 (PFAM: protein of unknown function DUF218~KEGG: rec:RHECIAT_CH0000139 hypothetical protein) gives rise to the protein MFLISKLVWIFAQPLSLAFFLVFLALLAGLLRWRILSILGAAGSALILFVTLYTTAGNLLMQGLEQRFAKPAADPDSLQCMIVLGGGFENEVNTARHGIEFNGGADRFIEALRLAQKFPQSRILVSGGDGSMSGIYEGDAAASERFFPLFGVGRDRLIEERQSRTTFENAVNTKEFLASQGLSNCLLITSGFHMPRSVGIFRKLGIDIVPWPTDYRTDGQVRLGLDFTQPNLNAQNMATAIREWYGLVGYYLAGRTSELYPQ
- a CDS encoding protein of unknown function UPF0126 (PFAM: protein of unknown function UPF0126~KEGG: rec:RHECIAT_CH0000141 hypothetical conserved membrane protein); protein product: MSLLVYLDYAGIALFAATGALAASRKQLDLIGFLFFAMVTGTGGGTVRDIVLGRVPVFWVLNPAYILVCCIVGVIVFFTAHLLESRYRLLIWLDAIGLAAYCVIGAAKGLAATGSPTIAIVTGTLTATFGGILRDLMANEPSVLLRPEIYVTAALIGAGVFTAANALGMQLYLASACGVVAAFAARGGALWFGWTFPTYRHKPGRHPDDVM
- a CDS encoding ferric uptake regulator, Fur family (PFAM: ferric-uptake regulator~KEGG: rec:RHECIAT_CH0000142 iron transcriptional regulator protein), translated to MTGALPIAIEVRLRGAGLRPTRQRVALGDLLFAKGDRHLTVEELHEEAVAAGVPVSLATVYNTLHQFTEAGLIRVLAVESAKTYFDTNISDHHHFFVEGENEVLDIPVSNLTIANLPEPPEGMEIAHVDVVIRLRAKQG
- a CDS encoding serine O-acetyltransferase (KEGG: cysE; serine O-acetyltransferase; K00640 serine O-acetyltransferase~TIGRFAM: serine O-acetyltransferase~PFAM: serine acetyltransferase domain protein; transferase hexapeptide repeat containing protein), which codes for MTVPLVSLSNLSTEPSPSPQVAAIWEALCAEAVNASAKDAALTRAMNSAVLYHASFAQALAQRVAIKLANHDLDHDELLAVIAQAFVGNRNIVADAAADLTAIKERDPSNTEILTPFLYFKGFVALQGQRVAHWLWHHDRLHLARHIQSRISEVFGVDIHPAAKMGRSIMLDHGSGLVIGETAVVEDDVSILQNVTLGGTGKETGDRHPKVRRGALIGAGAKILGNIEIGVGAKVGAGSVVINAVAAYTSVAGIPARQVGKRHFNLPGITMDQTLSEPEYMI